The Sulfurimonas lithotrophica genome includes a region encoding these proteins:
- a CDS encoding aspartate kinase, with amino-acid sequence MVIVQKFGGTSVGDLDRIQNVANRVAKTKEEGHDVVVVVSAMSGETNKLVGYAEHFSQNPSKPEMDMLLSSGERVTASLLSIALQEMGYKACAMTGRKAGILTDNLHTKARIEEIDPEVMNSSLKEGKIVVVAGFQGVNENGDVTTLGRGGSDLSAVAIAGALKADLCEIYTDVSGIFTTDPRIEPKAKKLEKISYDEMLELASLGAKVLQNRSVELAKKLNVNLVTRTSFSDEEGTLITKEENIMEKPLVSGIALDKNQARISLIGVSDRPGIASDIFTKLAKAEVNVDMIIQNRAHGGTTNIDFTVPKGDLNDAKEVVGDFLKEGDLENDVYNENICKVSVVGVGMKSHAGVAAKAFQTMANENININMISTSEIKISMVIDEKYAELAVRGLHDAYELDK; translated from the coding sequence ATGGTGATAGTACAAAAATTTGGCGGTACAAGTGTTGGAGACTTAGATAGAATCCAAAATGTTGCTAATCGTGTAGCAAAAACAAAAGAAGAGGGACACGATGTAGTTGTAGTAGTTTCGGCTATGAGCGGAGAGACGAATAAGTTAGTTGGTTATGCCGAACATTTTTCTCAAAATCCTAGTAAACCGGAGATGGATATGCTTTTAAGTTCGGGCGAGCGCGTAACTGCATCTCTACTATCAATCGCACTTCAAGAGATGGGTTATAAAGCTTGTGCGATGACGGGAAGAAAAGCAGGGATATTAACAGATAACCTGCATACAAAAGCCCGTATCGAAGAGATAGATCCGGAAGTTATGAACTCTAGTCTAAAAGAAGGCAAAATAGTAGTCGTTGCAGGTTTTCAAGGTGTAAACGAAAACGGAGATGTTACGACACTGGGGCGCGGTGGAAGTGACCTCTCAGCCGTTGCAATCGCAGGTGCGCTTAAGGCAGATTTATGTGAGATATATACAGATGTTAGCGGTATTTTCACAACTGACCCGCGTATCGAGCCAAAGGCTAAAAAACTTGAAAAGATATCATATGATGAGATGCTAGAACTTGCATCTTTGGGTGCTAAAGTTCTTCAAAACCGTTCAGTTGAACTTGCAAAAAAACTAAATGTAAATCTTGTAACAAGAACAAGCTTCTCCGATGAAGAGGGGACTTTAATAACTAAGGAAGAAAATATTATGGAAAAACCGTTGGTAAGTGGAATAGCTTTAGATAAAAATCAAGCTCGTATATCTTTAATAGGTGTCAGTGACAGACCTGGTATTGCATCTGATATATTTACCAAGTTGGCAAAGGCTGAGGTAAACGTAGATATGATAATACAAAATCGTGCACACGGCGGAACCACAAACATAGATTTTACCGTGCCTAAAGGTGACTTAAACGATGCCAAAGAGGTTGTAGGAGACTTCTTAAAAGAGGGTGATTTAGAAAACGATGTTTACAATGAAAATATTTGTAAAGTATCAGTTGTAGGCGTGGGTATGAAATCTCATGCAGGTGTAGCTGCAAAGGCATTTCAAACTATGGCAAATGAAAATATAAATATAAACATGATATCAACGTCTGAGATAAAAATATCTATGGTTATTGATGAAAAGTATGCGGAGCTTGCCGTTCGCGGTCTTCATGATGCATATGAGTTAGATAAGTAG
- a CDS encoding HobA family DNA replication regulator, with amino-acid sequence MSIEDIADFAQWSLDTIRNEGATFSWLEELRFEWTPATSLALEQILDGKTIVLITDAKRRWFQEYILSNINSAKLERPPIPIINIDSLYRHYNDVSGGDMIDIIEDMVNLSLKGKYFFWYIGSGDDKRADIAKRKDNSYFWIFDEDYANSFNLKSYDKHLDIKLLQVYRLFELSLNGAMFGEVDVSN; translated from the coding sequence ATGTCTATAGAAGATATTGCAGATTTTGCTCAATGGAGTTTAGATACTATCCGTAATGAAGGAGCTACATTTTCTTGGCTTGAAGAGCTTAGATTTGAATGGACCCCTGCAACATCTCTTGCTTTGGAGCAAATATTAGACGGAAAAACCATAGTATTAATCACGGATGCAAAAAGAAGATGGTTTCAAGAGTATATTTTAAGTAATATTAACTCGGCAAAACTTGAACGCCCACCCATACCTATTATAAATATAGATTCGCTTTATAGACATTACAATGATGTCAGTGGCGGCGATATGATAGATATTATAGAAGATATGGTAAATCTTTCTTTAAAAGGAAAATACTTTTTTTGGTATATCGGTAGCGGTGACGATAAACGTGCCGATATAGCAAAGAGAAAAGACAACAGTTACTTTTGGATTTTCGATGAAGATTATGCAAATAGCTTTAATCTTAAAAGTTACGACAAACACTTAGATATTAAACTACTTCAAGTTTATCGCCTTTTTGAGCTTTCATTAAACGGTGCGATGTTTGGAGAGGTAGATGTCTCCAACTAA
- a CDS encoding RNA pyrophosphohydrolase, producing the protein MSKKDLYRPNVAMIIVSNSYPEKKEIFIAQRNDLSDVWQFPQGGIDEGEDIEEALFRELEEEIGTKEVKIVAEYPEWLSYDFPDRIAKKMKPWVGQKQRYFLVKLKKKAEINIHTKHPEFSDYKFVGIDDVLHLSASFKKNVYEKVIEYFKDEDYL; encoded by the coding sequence ATGAGTAAAAAAGATTTATATCGTCCAAACGTAGCTATGATAATCGTCTCAAACTCTTATCCGGAGAAAAAAGAGATTTTTATAGCACAAAGAAATGATTTATCTGATGTTTGGCAGTTTCCTCAAGGTGGAATTGATGAAGGTGAAGATATAGAGGAAGCTCTTTTTCGTGAACTTGAAGAGGAGATTGGTACAAAAGAGGTAAAAATCGTTGCCGAGTATCCGGAATGGCTCTCATACGATTTTCCAGATAGAATAGCAAAAAAAATGAAACCTTGGGTAGGACAGAAACAGAGATATTTTTTAGTAAAACTAAAAAAGAAAGCTGAAATAAATATCCATACCAAGCATCCGGAGTTTAGCGATTATAAATTTGTCGGTATAGACGATGTTCTTCATTTGAGTGCATCGTTTAAAAAAAATGTATATGAAAAAGTTATAGAGTATTTTAAAGATGAGGACTATTTATAA